The Vescimonas coprocola genome includes a window with the following:
- a CDS encoding BRO-N domain-containing protein produces the protein MIQMAQNDNIQLFEDKRIRTAWDEEKEEWYFSVVDVVAVLTDQPDYQAARNYWKVTKKRLKDEGNETVTACNQLKMTASDGKKRLTDVADTEQLLRIIQSIPSPKAEPFKLWLAQVGRERIEETIDPELTIDRALETYLKKGYSREWINQRLQAIQVRKELTDEWDARGVQKGVEYAILTDEISRAWSGMSTRQYKNLKGLKKENLRDNMTTLELVLNMLAEATTTQFSRDRKPTTFQENLAVAKAGGQVAGRTRKDIESQSDTPVITAKNAAQLNQVVTDLLEGAVSDTTEESKDK, from the coding sequence GTGATTCAAATGGCACAAAACGATAATATCCAACTGTTCGAAGACAAGCGTATTCGAACCGCATGGGATGAGGAAAAGGAAGAATGGTACTTTTCCGTCGTTGATGTGGTAGCTGTGCTGACTGATCAGCCAGATTATCAGGCAGCTCGTAACTACTGGAAGGTAACGAAGAAACGCCTGAAGGATGAGGGAAATGAAACGGTTACAGCTTGTAACCAGTTGAAAATGACCGCTTCGGATGGCAAAAAACGATTGACTGATGTAGCCGATACCGAGCAGCTTCTCCGAATCATCCAGTCTATTCCTTCCCCGAAGGCAGAACCGTTCAAGTTGTGGCTGGCACAGGTCGGTCGAGAGCGTATCGAGGAGACCATCGACCCAGAGCTGACCATTGACCGCGCTCTGGAAACCTATCTCAAGAAGGGTTACAGCCGTGAGTGGATCAATCAGCGGCTGCAGGCTATCCAGGTCCGTAAAGAACTGACGGATGAATGGGATGCCCGCGGTGTGCAGAAAGGCGTAGAGTACGCCATCCTCACGGACGAGATTTCCCGAGCCTGGTCTGGCATGTCCACCCGGCAGTACAAAAATCTGAAGGGCTTGAAAAAGGAAAACCTTCGTGATAACATGACGACGCTGGAACTGGTACTGAATATGCTGGCGGAGGCCACTACCACTCAGTTTTCAAGAGATCGCAAACCAACGACCTTCCAAGAGAATTTGGCAGTTGCCAAGGCGGGCGGTCAGGTGGCTGGACGAACCAGAAAAGACATTGAGTCCCAGTCAGACACGCCGGTCATTACTGCTAAGAATGCCGCACAGCTTAATCAGGTAGTGACAGATCTGCTGGAAGGAGCAGTCTCTGACACAACTGAAGAATCAAAAGACAAGTGA
- a CDS encoding GNAT family N-acetyltransferase, whose protein sequence is MRIVEVTENKKQYLDLLLLADEQEDMVDRYLYNGKMYVLDDDGVKCECVVTDEGNGILEIKNIATVPPFQRKGYAKALIEFLVEKYRRQFSILQVGTGDSPLTIPFYEKCGFVRSHTVPNFFTDHYDHPIYECGVHLVDMVYLQRPL, encoded by the coding sequence ATGAGAATTGTAGAAGTTACAGAAAACAAAAAACAATATCTTGATTTGCTCCTGTTGGCGGATGAGCAGGAAGATATGGTTGACCGTTATCTCTATAATGGTAAAATGTATGTTCTTGATGATGACGGAGTGAAATGCGAGTGTGTCGTAACGGACGAAGGGAATGGAATACTTGAAATTAAGAATATCGCTACAGTTCCCCCATTTCAGCGAAAAGGCTATGCCAAAGCGCTGATTGAATTTCTTGTTGAAAAATACCGCAGACAATTTTCGATACTGCAAGTGGGAACCGGCGACAGCCCGTTGACGATACCCTTTTATGAAAAATGTGGCTTTGTACGCTCGCATACCGTGCCAAATTTCTTTACGGATCATTATGATCACCCGATATATGAGTGTGGTGTACACCTTGTAGATATGGTGTATTTGCAAAGACCTCTATAA
- a CDS encoding 23S rRNA methyltransferase, whose translation MDITSAETKATYDEIKKYVAEHNAGMKVSNLYISQVKRKCGIEVGKNYNLPKNEDSRQPQCPEDKESAIVEALKYFKMIQSKKESDKSEFAGVIDENCRSYRKQKTIS comes from the coding sequence ATGGATATAACATCTGCAGAGACTAAGGCAACATATGATGAGATAAAGAAGTATGTGGCTGAACATAATGCCGGAATGAAGGTTTCCAATCTGTATATTTCACAGGTAAAGAGAAAATGCGGAATTGAGGTTGGAAAGAATTATAATTTACCTAAAAATGAAGATAGCAGGCAGCCGCAGTGTCCAGAAGATAAAGAAAGTGCAATTGTGGAGGCACTGAAGTATTTTAAGATGATTCAGTCGAAAAAAGAGTCTGATAAGTCGGAATTTGCAGGTGTGATTGATGAGAATTGTAGAAGTTACAGAAAACAAAAAACAATATCTTGA
- a CDS encoding transporter substrate-binding domain-containing protein yields the protein MISKAKKYVAVLLLFVCVSMIFSPQTVYAAEDSSQHETVKVGFFAMDGYHVMDEEGNRSGYGYDFLRLMARYWDVDYEYVGYDKSWDDMQQMLEDGEIDMVTSPRITPEREEKFDFSRPIGTNNGILTVRSDNSTIVDGNYSTYNGMRVAFLNGSSEIKSFAGFAGNKGFIYDPFYFDTTAEMAEALQSGNVDAIAASSLRKTNNERIVDKFDSSDFYVMVKKGNTELLDEINYAIDQMNAVEGDWKTTLYNKNYESIETKNLEYTKKEKSIISQYSKDNPLHVLCDPTRYPYSYNENGEMKGIIPDYFRRIADYAGISYEFLTPATRDEYIAYQKNTETTDMSIDARLETDNYAETKKWGITAPFITMQMARVTRRDFDGKIDVVTTVDQTVANSIEDAMAPGAEKLMCSTRQEMMEAVRKGKADAAFVYYYTAQAFVNSDTTGTMAYTLLEHPTFTYRMVISSTENHALAGILTKAMYAMPQYLVEDLAAQYTTYKATELTLVDWIRLHPVITVWVLLIFGWLLNTIAVTMVRLNARKKAQKAAQEKAEEMAELAEHAQAANKAKTAFLSHMSHDMRTPMNAIIGFTGIAMKNNPSDKVKNCLEKIGESSEHLLSLINDVLDLTHIESGKMKYNPVPADVKNITDTALDIIKGFLANRDINFKIQREDAKIPNVLADPARLRDVLVNILSNAVKYTPDGGTITFEARCQEKGGDGYINMRYRISDTGIGMSEEFTKEVFEEFVQEDSGARTQYHGVGLGMAIVKKYVDMMGGTISVQSKKHEGTTFTVDIPLEITDQECNKSDTGFSEKVNLTGVNVLLAEDNELNAEIAAVQLEELGMNVERAVDGKNAVEIFRNHPKGTFDVILMDVMMPEMNGYEATKAIRAMNDRPDGKNIPIIAMTASSFAEDIQASLDAGMNAHLSKPIVIDEVIKTILRYVHN from the coding sequence ATGATTTCAAAAGCAAAGAAATATGTGGCAGTGTTACTGCTTTTTGTATGCGTGTCTATGATATTTTCTCCCCAGACTGTATATGCAGCCGAGGACAGTTCGCAGCATGAAACTGTCAAAGTCGGTTTCTTTGCCATGGATGGTTATCATGTGATGGACGAAGAAGGCAACCGCAGCGGGTATGGTTATGATTTTCTTCGGCTGATGGCCCGTTATTGGGATGTAGATTACGAATATGTCGGATATGATAAGAGCTGGGATGATATGCAGCAGATGCTTGAAGATGGCGAGATTGATATGGTAACATCTCCCCGCATAACACCGGAAAGAGAAGAAAAGTTTGATTTTTCACGTCCGATCGGAACCAATAATGGGATTCTGACCGTCCGCAGTGACAACAGCACGATTGTGGATGGCAATTACAGTACTTACAACGGTATGCGTGTGGCATTTTTGAACGGAAGCTCCGAGATAAAGAGTTTTGCGGGTTTTGCAGGCAACAAAGGATTTATATATGATCCATTTTATTTTGATACGACAGCAGAGATGGCGGAAGCTCTTCAGAGCGGAAATGTTGATGCTATTGCTGCTAGTTCTCTGAGAAAAACAAACAATGAGCGTATCGTGGATAAATTTGACAGCAGCGATTTCTATGTCATGGTTAAAAAAGGTAATACAGAATTGCTGGATGAGATCAATTATGCAATTGACCAGATGAATGCAGTTGAGGGTGACTGGAAAACGACACTTTATAATAAAAATTATGAAAGCATAGAAACTAAGAATCTGGAATATACCAAGAAAGAGAAAAGTATTATTTCACAGTATTCCAAGGACAACCCCCTTCATGTTCTGTGTGATCCGACCCGTTATCCATATTCTTATAACGAAAATGGTGAGATGAAGGGTATTATCCCGGATTACTTCCGGAGAATTGCAGACTATGCCGGGATTTCCTATGAGTTTCTTACACCTGCTACCAGAGATGAGTATATTGCCTATCAGAAAAATACGGAAACCACAGATATGAGCATCGATGCACGCCTGGAAACAGATAATTATGCTGAGACGAAAAAATGGGGGATTACTGCACCTTTCATTACGATGCAGATGGCAAGGGTGACACGGCGTGACTTTGATGGAAAAATTGATGTTGTTACGACTGTTGACCAGACAGTAGCAAATTCAATTGAAGATGCAATGGCACCCGGTGCAGAAAAACTGATGTGCAGTACCCGACAGGAAATGATGGAAGCTGTCCGTAAGGGTAAAGCAGATGCTGCCTTCGTCTACTATTACACGGCACAGGCGTTTGTGAACAGTGACACTACGGGCACCATGGCATATACTCTGCTGGAGCACCCTACATTCACCTACCGCATGGTGATTTCATCAACCGAGAACCATGCGCTGGCTGGTATTCTGACGAAAGCAATGTATGCCATGCCCCAATATCTTGTGGAAGATCTTGCAGCACAGTATACCACATACAAAGCAACAGAGCTTACACTTGTTGACTGGATCCGTCTGCATCCTGTTATTACTGTTTGGGTTCTTCTTATTTTTGGATGGCTGCTGAATACTATTGCTGTGACAATGGTGCGTCTCAATGCAAGAAAAAAAGCTCAGAAGGCGGCCCAGGAGAAAGCTGAGGAAATGGCGGAACTGGCAGAGCATGCACAGGCTGCAAACAAGGCAAAAACAGCATTTCTGTCACACATGTCCCATGATATGAGGACACCGATGAATGCAATCATAGGATTTACCGGTATTGCAATGAAAAACAATCCGTCAGACAAAGTGAAAAATTGTCTGGAAAAGATTGGTGAAAGCTCAGAGCATTTACTGTCGCTGATCAATGATGTATTAGATCTGACCCACATCGAAAGTGGAAAAATGAAATACAATCCGGTACCGGCGGATGTGAAAAACATTACAGATACTGCATTGGATATTATAAAAGGCTTTCTTGCGAACAGGGATATCAACTTTAAGATTCAGCGTGAAGATGCAAAGATTCCGAATGTACTTGCGGATCCTGCACGCCTGCGCGATGTGCTGGTCAATATTCTGAGCAATGCCGTGAAATACACTCCGGATGGAGGGACGATTACCTTTGAAGCCCGGTGTCAGGAAAAGGGCGGGGATGGATACATAAATATGCGTTACCGCATTTCGGATACTGGTATTGGCATGAGTGAGGAATTTACAAAAGAAGTTTTTGAGGAATTTGTACAGGAAGATTCCGGTGCGAGAACGCAGTACCACGGAGTTGGACTGGGGATGGCTATCGTAAAGAAGTATGTGGATATGATGGGTGGAACCATTTCCGTGCAGAGTAAAAAGCATGAGGGAACCACATTTACTGTGGATATTCCTTTGGAAATTACAGATCAGGAATGTAATAAGTCAGACACAGGTTTTTCGGAAAAGGTAAATCTTACAGGTGTGAATGTCCTTCTTGCGGAGGATAATGAACTGAATGCAGAGATTGCTGCCGTGCAGTTGGAAGAGCTCGGGATGAATGTAGAAAGAGCTGTGGATGGAAAGAATGCTGTTGAGATTTTCAGAAATCATCCGAAAGGCACATTTGATGTGATCCTGATGGATGTCATGATGCCTGAAATGAATGGTTATGAAGCGACAAAAGCAATCAGGGCAATGAATGACAGACCGGATGGAAAAAACATTCCTATTATAGCAATGACAGCTAGTTCATTTGCAGAAGATATTCAGGCATCACTGGATGCAGGAATGAACGCACATTTGTCAAAGCCGATTGTGATTGATGAAGTTATAAAAACGATTTTAAGGTATGTACATAATTGA
- the rlmD gene encoding 23S rRNA (uracil(1939)-C(5))-methyltransferase RlmD gives MPALEKNHIYRSIIEGYSSEGLGVARIDGQVVFVHDAVRGEDCDILVMKVLKNVAFGKPVLRHSTSPHRQEPDCPYYGRCGGCDFRHLDYAEELWAKRQRVQDALTRLGGSDVTVEEILGAPQPLRYRNKSQYPVSADGRVGFYRARSHQVVEVEHCLLQKPQADVLAAALRQYLAQYHVPGYDETTGRGLVRHLYVRSNCKGESLVCLLVNGESLPYETELVALLRQAAPQTVGVVLGVNTRPGNAILGDRYRTLWGEDALTDVLCGRTVRLSVPSFYQVNHPQAEVLYGKALEFAGLTGTELAVDLYCGAGTITQVLARQARHVIGGEIVPEAIRDARASARRNGVENVEFLEGDAADVAAELARRQLRPDVICVDPPRKGLVPEVIASIAAMAPRRVVYVSCDPGTLGRDVKRFAELGYLARRAVAVDLFPRTRHVETVCLMSRSSG, from the coding sequence ATGCCCGCATTGGAGAAAAATCATATATACCGCAGTATCATCGAGGGCTACTCCAGCGAGGGACTGGGTGTGGCCCGCATCGACGGGCAGGTGGTGTTCGTCCACGACGCCGTCCGGGGCGAGGACTGCGACATTCTGGTGATGAAGGTGCTGAAAAACGTGGCCTTCGGCAAGCCGGTCCTGCGCCATAGCACCTCCCCCCACCGGCAGGAGCCGGATTGTCCCTACTATGGCCGCTGCGGCGGCTGCGACTTCCGCCATCTGGACTACGCCGAGGAGCTGTGGGCCAAGCGCCAGCGGGTTCAGGATGCCCTGACCCGATTGGGCGGCAGCGACGTGACCGTGGAGGAGATCTTGGGCGCCCCACAGCCCCTGCGCTACCGCAATAAGAGCCAGTACCCGGTGTCCGCCGACGGCAGGGTGGGCTTTTATCGGGCTCGCAGCCATCAGGTGGTGGAGGTGGAGCACTGCCTCCTCCAGAAGCCGCAGGCGGATGTACTGGCGGCGGCCCTGCGGCAGTATCTGGCGCAGTATCATGTGCCGGGATACGACGAGACCACCGGCCGGGGGCTGGTGCGGCACCTGTATGTGCGGAGCAACTGTAAAGGCGAGAGCCTTGTGTGCCTGCTGGTGAACGGCGAAAGCCTCCCCTACGAGACGGAACTGGTGGCCCTGCTGCGTCAGGCGGCACCACAGACCGTGGGCGTGGTGCTGGGGGTCAATACCCGCCCCGGCAACGCCATTCTGGGGGATCGCTACCGCACTCTTTGGGGGGAGGACGCCCTGACGGACGTGCTGTGCGGTCGGACGGTCCGGCTGTCGGTGCCGTCGTTTTATCAGGTGAACCACCCCCAGGCGGAGGTGCTGTACGGCAAGGCGCTGGAGTTCGCCGGTCTCACTGGTACGGAGCTGGCGGTGGATCTGTACTGCGGCGCAGGCACCATCACGCAGGTGCTGGCCCGGCAGGCCCGCCATGTCATCGGCGGCGAGATCGTGCCGGAGGCCATCCGGGATGCACGGGCCAGCGCCCGGCGCAACGGTGTGGAGAACGTGGAGTTTCTGGAAGGGGACGCCGCCGATGTGGCGGCAGAGTTGGCCCGGCGGCAGCTGCGGCCGGATGTCATCTGCGTGGACCCACCCCGGAAGGGATTGGTCCCGGAGGTCATCGCCTCCATCGCCGCCATGGCTCCCCGGCGGGTGGTGTATGTCTCCTGCGACCCCGGCACACTGGGCCGGGACGTGAAGCGCTTTGCCGAGCTGGGCTACCTCGCCCGCCGTGCCGTGGCCGTGGACCTCTTCCCCCGCACTCGCCATGTGGAGACGGTATGCTTGATGTCAAGGAGTTCGGGTTGA